The genomic interval CGGGCTGACGCTTTGCAGCGACCGCGCGGTTGAACTGACTTTCCTTGTAGTCGCGCCCTCCGACCAGCGCCTTGACGGCCCCGTCCGTGTCGAGGATCACGGCGGCCGCCTGGCCCGCGTCGTATTGGTCACCCTCTTCGGCCATCGTTTCGGCCAAGAGGTTCTGGGCCGCGCCCTGTAGCCGGTAGTCGATGGTGGTCTGGACCACGAGATCGGCCTGGAGTGTCTGGCGGAAGTCGGCGACCTGCTTCACCACCCAGTCGATAACATAGCCGTAGCTTTCCGAGGGCAGGAAGGCGCGCAGCTTCGGCGGGTTGCGCAGTGCCTCATCATATTGCTCGCGCGTTATGGCATCGGTCTCAAGCATCAGGCTCAGGACAAGCTGTCCACGCTGGCGCGCACGGCGCAGGCTGCGTGTCGGAGCGAAGTAGGACGGCGCGCGGATCAGCCCGGCGAGGATCGCGCTCTCATACAACCCCACTTCCGAGACGGTCTTGCCGAAGTAGTGCTGCGCCGCGGCTTCGACGCCGTAGTTGCCCGCGCCGAAATAGATGCGGTTCAGATAAAGCTCGAGAATCTGCTCCTTCTCCAGCCGGTATTCCAGCCAGAGGGCGAGCAGTACCTCCTCGATCTTGCGCCAATAGGTGCGCTCCGGCTCCAGGAACAGCACCTTTGCAAGCTGCTGGGTGATCGTGCTGCCGCCCTGCACGATTCGGCCGGCGCGGCGGTTGGCGATCATTGCGCGGACGATGCCGATGGGGTCGAAACCGAAATGCCAGTAAAAGCGCCTGTCCTCCGTTGCGATGACGGCGTCCACCAGATGTTCGGGCATTTGCTCATACGGCACGTGCGTGCGCCTGAGACCCTTTTCGGTGATAACCTCGCCGCCTTCGGACAGGATCGTGAGCTTGGCCGGGTTCTGGCTCAGACCAGCCTTGAGCGGATCCGTGGCTAAGTAGGAGTAGACCGTGACGGCGCCGGCGACGATCAGCACCAGGACGGCTGCGGTGATCGTGCCTGAAATCAGCAGGAACCGCGTAAGTCGCCACGAGAGTGAGCGGCGCGGCTTCTGCTTTGGCGGGTCCGGCTCGAACCGGAACACGTTCTCACCGCGCGCGTGGGCGCGTTCGTCCTGCTGTTCGGACAGGCGCGCCAAGGTCCGGCGCCAGCGCCTGAATTTGTCCATAATGGCCATCGGTGTCGGAAAGTCTTTATTACCGAGCCTGCGCGGTGCCCCGCCGATGGGAGATGATACCGCGGTAGAGTTTACCAAACATGTGTAGTGTCCCAGTTTGGCGGAAGCACGACAAACCGCGTTAATAAGGCCGCGATCATCATTTCTTGAGCTTGTAGCCGGTCTCGAAGATGCGCCAGACGAGCGTGAGTCCCGCTGAGAGGAACACGAAGATCATCACCAAGCTCACCCAGACGCTGACATCCGCCACTTCATAGAAGCTCCACCGAAAGCCGCTGATGAGGTAAACCACCGGGTTGAACAGCGTCACGGTCTGCCAGAACGGTGGTAGCATATCGACCGAGTAGAACGTGCCGCCGAGAAACGCGAGCGGCGTCATGACCAGAAGCGGCACAATCTGAAGCTGCTCAAAGCCGTCGGCCCATATGCCGATGATGAAGCCGAGCAGGCTGAAGGTAATGGCCGTGAGCACCATGAACAGCAGCATCATCAGGGGATGCTCGATTCGCAGATCCACGAAGAAGCTCGCGGTCGCCAGAATAATGAGGCCGAGCATCAACGACTTGGTCGCGGCCGCCCCGACATAGCCTAGGACGATCTCCACGGCCGAGATTGGCGCGGAGAGAAGCTCGTAGATCGTCCCGGTGAATTTCGGGAAATAGATGCCGAACGAGGCGTTTGCCACGCTTTGCGTAAGCAGCGTCAGCATCATCAGACCGGGCACGATGAACGAGCCGTAGTCCACCCCGCCGATCTGCTCGATACGCGAGCCGATCGCCGAGCCGAAAACAATGAAGTAAAGCGCGGTGGTGATCACCGGCGAAACAATGCTCTGAAACAGCGTGCGGAAAGTCCGCGCCATTTCGTATCGGTAGATCGCCTTGATTGCGTGAAAATTCATGGATTTCGCTTCACCAGGTCGACGAAGATTTCTTCGAGCGAACTCTGCTTGGTGTGGATGTCGTGAAAGTGAATGCCAGCATCGCGTAACTGTTGCAGGAGTCCGGTAATGCCCGTGCGCTCCGCGTGCGTGTCATAGGTGTAGACGAGCTGCATGCCGTTGGCTTCCAGCGTCAGGCGGTCATCTTGCAGGTGCTCGGGGATCGCGCTCAGTGGCTGGTTGAGATCAAGGATGATCTGTTTCTGGCCGAGCTTTTGCATCAGCTCGTTCTTCTCTTCGATGAGGATCAGTTCGCCTTCGTTGATGACGCCCACGCGGTCGGCCATCTGCTCGGCCTCCTCGATGTAATGCGTCGTCAGCACGATCGTGACGCCGGTGTCGCGCAGTTCGCGGACGACCTCCCACATGTCGCGACGCAGTTCGACATCAACGCCGGCGGTCGGCTCGTCGAGGAAAAGGATGCGTGGCTCGTGCGACAGCGCCTTGGCGATCAGTACACGGCGCTTCATGCCGCCTGAAAGGGTGATGAGCTTGTTGTTGCGCTTGTTCCAGAGCGAAAGGTCGCGCAGTACCCTTTCAAGATGGCCGTCGTCCCGTGGTTTGCCGAACAGACCGCGGCTGAAGCTTACGGTGCTCCAGACCGTTTCGAAGGCTTCGGTGGTCAGTTCCTGTGGCACCAGCCCGATCAGCGCGCGGGCCTGACGGTAGTCCTTCTGGTTGTCGTAGCCGCTGACGGTTATGCTCCCCGCCGTAGGCGTCACTATGCCGCAGATGGCGTTGATGAGCGTTGTCTTGCCCGCGCCGTTCGGGCCGAGCAGGGCGAAGATCTCGCCATCGCGTATCGTCAGATCGACGGATTTCAGTGCCTGGAAGCCGTCCGCATAGGACTTGCTCAGGCTTGAGACTTCGATTGCGTGCGGCATGGTGGCGGCTTTCGTCGGCATGTACGGGGCAGACGCAGCACTGGACAGAGATGGATGCCCGGTGAGCCGTTCTTGTTCTGACCGCGTATGTCATAAAGGTTTTGTGGCACGCGGCCAAATTGAAAGCGCGTATCGGAACCGGGGTCAGCGCACCGCAAGCTTCGGTTGTTCGGCCCGCTGGAATGCCGCATAATCTCGAGCATTGCGCAAGCGGATCGGAAGCATGTTCCAATCAAAAGCCCTGCCGAAGCATTGTGATGTCTGCACCATCCGCAGACGTTCGATCTGCGGCGCGCTCTCCGCGGACGAGATCGAGGCGATGAACCAGATCGCCCACCGCCGGCACTGCGAAGCTGGCGCGGTCATCATGCATGAAGGTGAAAAACAGGATTGCTTTGGCAACGTTCTCAACGGGGTGGTCAAGCTGACGAAGACCATGACCGACGGGCGCCAGCATATCGTCGGCTTGCTGTTCCCGTCGGACTTCCTGGGCCGGGCCATGCGGGTAGAAAGCCCCTACCGCGCCGAAGCCGTGACCGATGTCGAGCTTTGCCTGTTTCCGCGGGCGGATTTCGAGCGGATCATGCTCCGGTATCCTGATCTGCAGAGTCGGCTTCTGGCGCATACGCTTGACGAACTGGACGCCTGTCACGACTGGACGCTGCTGCTGGGCCGCAAGAACGCCTTCGAGCGCGTGGCGAGCTTCCTGCTGATGATCGCACGTCGCGCGCAGGATCTCGGCTGCAAGGCTGACCCGAACGAAGACAGCGCCGCCTTCGTGCTGCCGCTTGGGCGCTCGGACATCGCCGACTTTCTCGGCCTGACGACCGAGAGTGTCAGCCGGCAGATCACCAAGATGAAGCGGGACGGTGTCATCAGTTTGCACGGCAACCGTGAGGTCCAGGTGCCCAGCATGGGGCAACTGCTGAAGCTCGCGGATCTCGCACCCTGCGATACACGCGCTTAGCCGCGCTCGCGTAGAAGCCGCGCCTTCTGGCGCTGCCAGTCACGCTCCTTCTCCGCCTCGCGCTTGTCGTGCTTCTTGCGCCCCTTCGCCAGCGCAAGCTCGACCTTCGCGATGCCGCGCTCATTGAAATAAAGGCGCAGCGGCACGAGCGTCATGCCTTCCCGCTCGGTCGCACCAATGAGTCGGGCGATCTCGCGCTTGTGCATCAGCAGCTTGCGGGGGCGGCGTTCCTCGTGGTTGAAGCGGTTGGCCTGCTTGTATTCCTGGATCGAGCTGTTGATCAGATACAGCTCGCCGTCTTCCGGGCTGGCGTAGGCTTCGGCGATATTCGCCTTGCCCTCGCGCAGGCTCTTCACCTCCGAGCCCTCCAGCGCGATCCCGGCCTCGAACGTTTCCAGAATGTCGTAGTTGTGGCGCGCCTTGCGGTTTTCCGCCACGACGCGGCGCGCCGGTCCGTTCTTCTTGTTCATGGCTTGCTCTTGCGGCCGTCGCTGCCCAGTTTACGCGACGCCGGCCTGTTCCAGCGCGCGCTCGACCGCCCGCTTTGACTCGGCTTGCAATGTTGCCAGCGGCGCGCGCACATCCTCGCGGCAGATCCCCAGCACCTGAGCGGCGTACTTAACCGGCGCCGGATTCGATTCGATGAACAGCGCCTCATGCAGCGGCATCAGCCGATCATGCAGCTTCAACGCGGTGGTATAATCGCCGGCCTCGCAGGCGTTCTGGAATTTTGCGCACAACTCCGGCGCGACGTTCGCCGTCACTGAGATGCAGCCGTGCCCGCCATGCGCATTGAAGCCGAGGGCCGTACCGTCCTCCCCGGAGAGCTGGATGAAGCTCTCGCCCATCGCAGCGCGCTGCTGGCTGACGCGCGCCATGTTGGCGGTCGCGTCCTTCACACCGGCGATATTCGGCAGCTCATAAAGCCGGGCCATTGTCTCCACCGACATGTCGACGACGCTGCGTCCCGGGATATTGTAGATGATGATCGGAATGTCCACCGCGTCGTTGATTGCCTTGAAGTGCTGGTAAAGTCCTTCCTGCGTCGGCTTGTTGTAATATGGTGTGACGCTCAGAAGTCCGTCGGCGCCTGCCTGTGCGGCATGCTGGCTGAATTCGATCGCTTCGGCCGTGTTGTTCGACCCGGCACCGGCGATCACAGGAACGCGCTTTGCCGCCTGGTCGATGCACATTTCGATAACGGCTTTGTGCTCATCATGGCTGAGCGTCGGCGACTCGCCGGTCGTGCCGACAGGGACAAGGCCATGCGTGCCCGCCTCGATCTGGCGATCAACAAGCGCGCGGAATGCCTCCTCGTCGACGCGATTATCGCGGAACGGCGTGATGAGCGCGGTATACGAGCCTCTGAACATCGGTGATCCTTGATTGATGATGTTTAACGCGACGATAATGAGTTGACAGGGGCGGGGCAACACTGCTGCTTGCCGGATGGCACGGCCATGATTATGCCGGATTCCTGCCGCTTCGCTCTCGATTGCGGCTGGGTCGCCGGGGCGCATGATCCGGCGCGATCTGAGTGAGCCCCTGTGGGCAGGAGAGGGCGCGGGTTGCGTATACGCCAGGCAAGACAGGCGATCATCTGAACGGATGGGGACAGGATCTCATAATGGCGCGGGTGGCGAGCGTTTTGGGCTCGTCCTGGCCGGCGTGGCCGTGGTTGGCGCGCTGACAGGTCTTGTGGTCGGCTTGGCGCCCTGGTCGGAAAACGACCAACGCATTGCCGCCGTGGCGCCGGAACCTGCAGCAAAGCCCGCACCCGCAGAGCAGCCGGAACTGGCAGCCCGGCCGGAACCCGCCCCCGCGAAACCGGCGAGCCCACCGCCCGAGGCGGGCGATTTCGCGGTGCGGCCGCTGCCGGAAGCGCCGGTCACGGGAGAGGCCGAACAGACCGCACAAGATGGTGTGCCAACGCCGCCCGTGCGCAAGCATCCACCACCCAGGACAGAGCCGCAGATCGCCTCGCTTGCCCGCCCGACCGTATCGCCGTCCGCGCCGCCCTGGGCGCACGACTTGCAGCAGCGTCCGCGGGGGCTGGATCGGAAAGCGATCGACGACCGACTCGACCAGATCGAACGCATCCGCATCTCCGAGAGCGACCTGGAACTGCTGAAAGAGGCGATCCGGCTTTTCTACAAGGATCGACTGGACGCCGGAAAGCCGTTGATTGAGCGCATCGAGGACGACACGGCGCGGCGTATGGCCCGCTGGTATTACCTGCGTTCCAGCAAGGGCCATGCTGACCTCGCCGAGTTCGTTGCCTTCCGGCGCGACCATCCGATGTGGCCGAGCAAGAAGGTGCTGCGGCGCAACGCGGAACTCTCCGCCCTTTTAAAAGAGCCGCCGGCACAAGACGTGTTCGCCTTTTTCGCTGATGAGCCGCCCAGGACCGGGACCGGCAAGGCGGCGCTGGGTGCGGCTTACCTCGCCACGGGTGACAAGGAGAAGGGCACATCGCTGATCCGTGAGGCATGGCGCCGGCACGCGCTGAACGAGGATGCGCAGGAGGCGATCCGCGAGCGGTACGACAATCTGCTGCGCAAGGCGGACCATAAGGCCCGTGCGGATTGGCTTCTGGCGCAAGACGATCGCGACCTGACCGATGACGCACGCAGGCTGAAAAAGGAGCTGGACAAGCTCGACCAGAAATCGCTGGACGCGCGCGTGGCCGAGGTGCGCCGCTCCCGACGGGCGGGCGGGCTTCTCACGCAGCTTGATGAGAAGGTCAAGACCGAACCGGAAGTGCTGCTGAGCCGCGTGCGCTGGCTGCGCCGGCACGGCAATGACGAGAAGGCCTGGCGCCTCATGAAGATGGCGCCGGAGGATCCTGAAGCGCTGGTCGATCCGAACGAGTGGTGGCAGGAGCGGCGCGTACAGACGCGCACGGCGCTGAATGCTGGCAAGCCAGAGATCGCCTACGAGATCGCCAGCCGCCACGGCGGCGCAACCGGCGATGATCTCCACGAAGCGGAATTTCTGGCCGGCTGGATCGCGCTGCGCTTCCTCAACAAGCCGGAAGCGGCCAGGGAGCACTTCGCCGCCTCGCGCACGGGCGCGGATTTGCCCGCCGACTTCGCCCGCAGCGACTACTGGGCGGGCCGCGCGGCCCTGCAACTCGGCGATTTCGAGATGGCGGAGCAATTCTTTGCCCGCGCCGCGCAACATTTTCACGTCTATTACGGCCAGCTCGCGGGGCTGGCGTTGGGCGAAAAGGCAGAGCCGATCCGCTTCCGCAAGCCCGCGAGGCCGACTCGCGAAGACATGGAACGGTTCGCCGCCCGCGACGTCGTACGCGCGCTGCCGATCGCGCAGCAGGCGGATTTCGACTCCTTCCTGTCACTGTTCATCTACGAGATGGCGCGCGACCTCGAGTCGCCCGGCGAGATGACGCTCGCCGCCGAACTGGCTCGGCGGATTGCGCCGCCCAATGTCTTGGTGCGCTTCGGCAAGGTGGCGCTCAACCGTGGCTTTCCCGTCGAGGCTTATGCTTATCCGACTGACATCCCGGAATTCGAGATGTTGTCAGGCGCGCGGCCTGTCGAGCGGGCATTGATGCTGGCGCTGGCCCGGCAGGAGAGCGAATTCAACCCCGAAGCGCGTAGCTACGCCGGGGCGCGCGGCCTGTTGCAGTTGATGCCCGGCACGGCACGGATGATGGCGCGGATCAACAATGTACGCTACCGTCTGTCGAGCCTGAACGACCCGGTTTACAATGCCAAGCTCGGCAGCGCCTACATGCGCCGGTTGCTCAACCGCTTCGACGACTCCTACATCATGATGCTTGCGGGCTATAACGCGGGCCCGGGCCGTGTGAACCAGTGGATCGAGCTGTTCGGGGACCCGCGCAGACCCGGGGTCGATCCGGTGGACTGGGTCGAGCGCATTCCCTTCACGCAGACGCGCGTCTACGTCCACAAGATCATGGAGAGCCTGCAGGTTTATCGGGCCGTACTGGCGCAAGGTGAGGCCGGCGACGTGACGTTGGCGACGGATCTGCACCGCGGCCGCACCGGCTCGCCGCCCGCCCCGATTTACGCCGGCACCGCGATGAATTAACACTGCTTGGGCTGCGCAGTGACATCGCCTGTTCCCGAGGACCCATGACACGACAGACCACGCGCCTTTTCGGACGCAAAGCTTGGCGCGATATCTATTACACCTCCTTCGACGGCCTGAGGCTGCATGTGCGCCATTATGGCCGGCCAAATCCGGCGACGCGCCCCGTTGTCTGCCTTGCGGGGCTGACGCGCAATTCCCGCGACTTCCACTACCTCGCGACGCACCTCGCCGGTGATGCTCAGGCGCCCCGTGAGGTCTACGCGCTGGATTATCGCGGTCGCGGGCTGTCGGATCACGACCCTGACTGGCGCAACTATTCACCTTTCATCGAACTGCTCGACACGCTCGACTTCATGGGTACCGCGAACCTGCAGGACGCGGCGGTGGTCGGCACCTCGCGCGGAGGCATCATCGCCATGATGATGGCTGTTCTGCGCCCGGGCATGATCGGAGCGGCAGTGCTCAACGACATCGGTCCGGAGATCGGCACGGCTGGTCTCGCGCGGATCATGGGATATGCGGGCAAGATCCCCGTTCCTGCGGACTGGAACGAGGCAGTGGCGCTGGTCCGGCAGATCAACGAGCGTTTTTTCACCGACATGAGCGCGGAGGACTGGGAGGCGCTGGCGCGCCAGTCCTTCAACGAAACCGAGGATGGCCGGCCCGCTCCGAGCTACGACAAGCGGATCGCCAAGGCGCTGTCGCAGATCGACATTTCCAAGCGCATCCCGGACATGTGGACGTATTACGATGCCCTGCAGCACGTGCCGCTGATGATCCTGCGCGGTGAGAACACGGATCTGCTTGCGCCGGAGACCTTCGAGGAGATGAAGCAGCGCCACCCGGGTCCGACCGCGTTGACCGTGCCGGCTCAGGGGCACCCGGTGCTGTTTCTCGACCGCTTCAGCATCGGCGAAGTCGGCCGGTTCCTGGCCAACACGGACCCGCAGCGCGAGACCTTCCGGCCGATTCCCTACGAATTGTATCCAGCGGTGTGAAGGCAAAAAACAACCGCCCGCGCGGGGCGGGCGGCAGCATAAAAGTCATTGCGACAGGCGGGCCGTGCTACTGGCCTTCGCCTTCCTGCTTGTTCTGCTGTTCTTCCTGCGCCTTCTTCATCATGGCCATCTGGCGCTTCCGGATCGTCTGCATAAGCTGCTGACGGGCAGCGCGATATTTCTCGTTGTCGACCGGATCGCCTGCATAGGCTTTCGTGAAGCCAGACAGCGGAACCGGGAAACCGATCGGCTTGCCGGACAGGTTCATTGCTGCCACAACGAGCTTTTCACCCTGCCGGAACTGTTCAATGATTTCGTCCGTCGCCTCGGTCTCGGCAGTGCAGCCGCCGACATGGCAGAGCGTATACTTGAGCTTGATCGGCTCATTATCGTCCACTTTGGCCTGGACGCCGGCCGGCAGCGCCATGCCAAGCGGCACCATCACCATCAGCGAGCGCGTGTCTTTGCCTTCAACCTGGCGGATCGCTGCGGATACGAGCACGCGGCCGGTGTTGCCGTCGATGCGCTCATGATGCGTCAGGCAGACATCCAGCTCCTTGCCTTCCTCCTGGAGGCTCGGCGCCTTTTCACAGAGCTTCACCCAGGCGGCCTGCGACTTCTGTTTCTGTTCTTCCTGGGCTGCAGCGTGTGAGCTGATCAATAATGATCCAGCCAGTGCGGCGCCGGCCACAAGGCCGCACAAGGCGAAAGCCGAACGGCAGATCTTGTTCATCGTTACGTCCAACATCCAATCAACCTTTCAAGAACTGTTCCGGGCCTAGCTCCGGCTTTGCTGCCGCCGCGCTGGCGCCCCCCAACGATTGTCCTGCGTACGTCGAATTGAGGCGACTTCGTGACGCGTGATGCGCTCGCCGGTCCCTCATGCACAGGCGCCGCCGATGCGAATGCGCGGCGCGCGCCCCCTGCGCCTGTCATGGCCGGGGCAGGCCGCCCCGAACTTCCCTCAGCTGTTTTGCACGGTAATCGATTTTTTGCTCATTTTGTGGCCAACACTCGCGCGCGATCCGGTTGTACCCGGGCGATCGCGTTTTTATTCTCACGCAGGCAAAAGGCCTGGCGACAGGCGGAGACACTTCGGATGACGGCACACACACGGCAGCGCACGCAATCCATGCTTTGGGCCGGGTTCATCGCGCTCATTGCGGGGATGAGTCTAGGTCTTTCGGCCGCCGCGGAGCCACGCCACGGCATCGCGATGCATGGCGATCCCAAATACGGCCCGGACTTCAAGGCGTTCGACTACGTCAACCCCGACGCGCCGAAAGGCGGCAAGCTTGTTCGCGCCGTGCAGGGCTCGTTCGACAGCCTGAATCCGCTCATCATCAAGGGCGAGGCTGCGCCAGGGATGCGCCAGTACGTCTATGAAAGCCTGATGGCCCGCGCGCAGGACGAGCCGTTCTCGCTCTATGGCTTGCTGGCGGAGAGCATCGAGACACCGCCGGACCGCTCATGGGTGGCGTTCACGCTGCGCGAAGAGGCGCGCTTTTCCGACGGCGAGCCGGTTACGGTGGAGGACGTGATCTTCTCCCATGCGTTGCTGCGTGATCGCGGCCGGCCCAACCACCAATTCTACTACGCGAAGGTCGAGAAGGTCGAAAAGACCGGCCCGCGCACCGTGAAGTTCACCTTCAACGATGAAGGTGACCGCGAGATGCCGCTCATCATGGGGCTGATGCCGGTTCTGCCGGAGCACGCCATCGACCCCGAGACGTTCGAGGAGACCACGCTGGAGCCCCCGGTCGGCAGCGGTCCGTATGTGGTCAGCGAGGTGGACCCCGGCAGCCGCATCACTTTCGCGCGTGATCCAGATTATTGGGGCCGCGATCTGCCGGTCAATCGGGGGCACTACAACTTCGATAAAATCCAGTACGACTTTTACCGCGATGCCAACGCCATGTTCGAGGCGTTCAAGAAGGGCGTCTCGATGTTCATGACCGAAGCCGACCCGGGGCAATGGGCGCGGGAATACGAGTTTCCGGCGGTGCGTGAGGGCAAGGTGCTGCGCAAGGAATTCGATCTGGAGCTGCCAGCGGGCATGAACGCGCTGGTGTTCAACACGCGCCGCGAGGTGTTTGCCGACGAGCGGGTGCGCCGCGCGCTCATCAAGCTGTTCGATTTCGAGTGGATGAACGCCAAGCTGTTCCACGGGCTTTACGAGCGCAGCCAGAGTTACTTCGCCCGCTCCGAGCTGTCCGCGCATGGCAAGCCGGCGGATCCGCGCGAGCAGGAGTTATTGGCGCCCTTCCCCGACGCTGTGGACCCAGCAATCATGAAAGGCACCTACAGCCTTCCGAAGAGCGACGGGTCAGGGCGCAACCGCAAGCAGCTTCGCGCGG from Dichotomicrobium thermohalophilum carries:
- a CDS encoding ABC transporter permease, with amino-acid sequence MNFHAIKAIYRYEMARTFRTLFQSIVSPVITTALYFIVFGSAIGSRIEQIGGVDYGSFIVPGLMMLTLLTQSVANASFGIYFPKFTGTIYELLSAPISAVEIVLGYVGAAATKSLMLGLIILATASFFVDLRIEHPLMMLLFMVLTAITFSLLGFIIGIWADGFEQLQIVPLLVMTPLAFLGGTFYSVDMLPPFWQTVTLFNPVVYLISGFRWSFYEVADVSVWVSLVMIFVFLSAGLTLVWRIFETGYKLKK
- a CDS encoding extracellular solute-binding protein encodes the protein MTAHTRQRTQSMLWAGFIALIAGMSLGLSAAAEPRHGIAMHGDPKYGPDFKAFDYVNPDAPKGGKLVRAVQGSFDSLNPLIIKGEAAPGMRQYVYESLMARAQDEPFSLYGLLAESIETPPDRSWVAFTLREEARFSDGEPVTVEDVIFSHALLRDRGRPNHQFYYAKVEKVEKTGPRTVKFTFNDEGDREMPLIMGLMPVLPEHAIDPETFEETTLEPPVGSGPYVVSEVDPGSRITFARDPDYWGRDLPVNRGHYNFDKIQYDFYRDANAMFEAFKKGVSMFMTEADPGQWAREYEFPAVREGKVLRKEFDLELPAGMNALVFNTRREVFADERVRRALIKLFDFEWMNAKLFHGLYERSQSYFARSELSAHGKPADPREQELLAPFPDAVDPAIMKGTYSLPKSDGSGRNRKQLRAALKLLREAGYELKGGRLVNARTGKPMQFEILAADPEQERLLLTYTRALKRAGIEATVRIVDSAQYQRRKQTYDFDMIQNRWPSSLSPGNEQTFRWSSKAAEREGTFNYAGVKNESVDAMIAAMLSAKSREDFVSAVRALDRVLMSGHYVIPLFHLPKLWVAHWHQLQHPETPPFNGVDIDTWWMATDLAEAQ
- a CDS encoding Crp/Fnr family transcriptional regulator, translated to MFQSKALPKHCDVCTIRRRSICGALSADEIEAMNQIAHRRHCEAGAVIMHEGEKQDCFGNVLNGVVKLTKTMTDGRQHIVGLLFPSDFLGRAMRVESPYRAEAVTDVELCLFPRADFERIMLRYPDLQSRLLAHTLDELDACHDWTLLLGRKNAFERVASFLLMIARRAQDLGCKADPNEDSAAFVLPLGRSDIADFLGLTTESVSRQITKMKRDGVISLHGNREVQVPSMGQLLKLADLAPCDTRA
- the smpB gene encoding SsrA-binding protein SmpB is translated as MNKKNGPARRVVAENRKARHNYDILETFEAGIALEGSEVKSLREGKANIAEAYASPEDGELYLINSSIQEYKQANRFNHEERRPRKLLMHKREIARLIGATEREGMTLVPLRLYFNERGIAKVELALAKGRKKHDKREAEKERDWQRQKARLLRERG
- a CDS encoding alpha/beta fold hydrolase encodes the protein MTRQTTRLFGRKAWRDIYYTSFDGLRLHVRHYGRPNPATRPVVCLAGLTRNSRDFHYLATHLAGDAQAPREVYALDYRGRGLSDHDPDWRNYSPFIELLDTLDFMGTANLQDAAVVGTSRGGIIAMMMAVLRPGMIGAAVLNDIGPEIGTAGLARIMGYAGKIPVPADWNEAVALVRQINERFFTDMSAEDWEALARQSFNETEDGRPAPSYDKRIAKALSQIDISKRIPDMWTYYDALQHVPLMILRGENTDLLAPETFEEMKQRHPGPTALTVPAQGHPVLFLDRFSIGEVGRFLANTDPQRETFRPIPYELYPAV
- a CDS encoding lytic transglycosylase domain-containing protein, encoding MGTGSHNGAGGERFGLVLAGVAVVGALTGLVVGLAPWSENDQRIAAVAPEPAAKPAPAEQPELAARPEPAPAKPASPPPEAGDFAVRPLPEAPVTGEAEQTAQDGVPTPPVRKHPPPRTEPQIASLARPTVSPSAPPWAHDLQQRPRGLDRKAIDDRLDQIERIRISESDLELLKEAIRLFYKDRLDAGKPLIERIEDDTARRMARWYYLRSSKGHADLAEFVAFRRDHPMWPSKKVLRRNAELSALLKEPPAQDVFAFFADEPPRTGTGKAALGAAYLATGDKEKGTSLIREAWRRHALNEDAQEAIRERYDNLLRKADHKARADWLLAQDDRDLTDDARRLKKELDKLDQKSLDARVAEVRRSRRAGGLLTQLDEKVKTEPEVLLSRVRWLRRHGNDEKAWRLMKMAPEDPEALVDPNEWWQERRVQTRTALNAGKPEIAYEIASRHGGATGDDLHEAEFLAGWIALRFLNKPEAAREHFAASRTGADLPADFARSDYWAGRAALQLGDFEMAEQFFARAAQHFHVYYGQLAGLALGEKAEPIRFRKPARPTREDMERFAARDVVRALPIAQQADFDSFLSLFIYEMARDLESPGEMTLAAELARRIAPPNVLVRFGKVALNRGFPVEAYAYPTDIPEFEMLSGARPVERALMLALARQESEFNPEARSYAGARGLLQLMPGTARMMARINNVRYRLSSLNDPVYNAKLGSAYMRRLLNRFDDSYIMMLAGYNAGPGRVNQWIELFGDPRRPGVDPVDWVERIPFTQTRVYVHKIMESLQVYRAVLAQGEAGDVTLATDLHRGRTGSPPAPIYAGTAMN
- the dapA gene encoding 4-hydroxy-tetrahydrodipicolinate synthase — translated: MFRGSYTALITPFRDNRVDEEAFRALVDRQIEAGTHGLVPVGTTGESPTLSHDEHKAVIEMCIDQAAKRVPVIAGAGSNNTAEAIEFSQHAAQAGADGLLSVTPYYNKPTQEGLYQHFKAINDAVDIPIIIYNIPGRSVVDMSVETMARLYELPNIAGVKDATANMARVSQQRAAMGESFIQLSGEDGTALGFNAHGGHGCISVTANVAPELCAKFQNACEAGDYTTALKLHDRLMPLHEALFIESNPAPVKYAAQVLGICREDVRAPLATLQAESKRAVERALEQAGVA
- a CDS encoding invasion associated locus B family protein — protein: MNKICRSAFALCGLVAGAALAGSLLISSHAAAQEEQKQKSQAAWVKLCEKAPSLQEEGKELDVCLTHHERIDGNTGRVLVSAAIRQVEGKDTRSLMVMVPLGMALPAGVQAKVDDNEPIKLKYTLCHVGGCTAETEATDEIIEQFRQGEKLVVAAMNLSGKPIGFPVPLSGFTKAYAGDPVDNEKYRAARQQLMQTIRKRQMAMMKKAQEEQQNKQEGEGQ
- a CDS encoding transglycosylase domain-containing protein, producing MDKFRRWRRTLARLSEQQDERAHARGENVFRFEPDPPKQKPRRSLSWRLTRFLLISGTITAAVLVLIVAGAVTVYSYLATDPLKAGLSQNPAKLTILSEGGEVITEKGLRRTHVPYEQMPEHLVDAVIATEDRRFYWHFGFDPIGIVRAMIANRRAGRIVQGGSTITQQLAKVLFLEPERTYWRKIEEVLLALWLEYRLEKEQILELYLNRIYFGAGNYGVEAAAQHYFGKTVSEVGLYESAILAGLIRAPSYFAPTRSLRRARQRGQLVLSLMLETDAITREQYDEALRNPPKLRAFLPSESYGYVIDWVVKQVADFRQTLQADLVVQTTIDYRLQGAAQNLLAETMAEEGDQYDAGQAAAVILDTDGAVKALVGGRDYKESQFNRAVAAKRQPGSTFKPFVFLAGLEKGLTPESLVHDGPLEVEGWEPKNYNSRYYGDVTLRKALARSMNTVAVRVSEWAGREKVIEVARRLGIQSSLTPEPSLALGTSEVSLLELTGAYVPFSNGGFRAVPYVIESITDSEGRVLLQHKAGDSRRVISREHVAAMNDMLSATIQAGTGQQAALPPHPAAGKTGTGQQYRDAWFIGYTAHFTTGVWLGNDDFSPMKRITGGSLPATIWRKLMDAAHRTKPPAALPGGTWGEARFEEERREPRSFWDQLFGTGQTRADTSLGIPSTRETQERQRPDRGFEPDTWARDAFFND
- a CDS encoding ABC transporter ATP-binding protein; the encoded protein is MPHAIEVSSLSKSYADGFQALKSVDLTIRDGEIFALLGPNGAGKTTLINAICGIVTPTAGSITVSGYDNQKDYRQARALIGLVPQELTTEAFETVWSTVSFSRGLFGKPRDDGHLERVLRDLSLWNKRNNKLITLSGGMKRRVLIAKALSHEPRILFLDEPTAGVDVELRRDMWEVVRELRDTGVTIVLTTHYIEEAEQMADRVGVINEGELILIEEKNELMQKLGQKQIILDLNQPLSAIPEHLQDDRLTLEANGMQLVYTYDTHAERTGITGLLQQLRDAGIHFHDIHTKQSSLEEIFVDLVKRNP